Part of the Subtercola frigoramans genome, TCAGCTCATGCCGCACCGCATGGCGCAGCTGCTCGTCGACTGACGCGCGGAGCGAACGGGGGCCAATGCCAGAATCGATGCATGGCCAGAGCGCCAGCACTATGTCGACCCAGGCAATTTACTGAGATAAACTCACACGCATGACGAACGATATGAATGACCGCGAACTCCGATCGGCCACTTTGGGCAGCGGACGTGTTTCGTTCCCTGTTTTCACCGGTGGAAGCGGGCTTCGCGCAGGCATTGATGCGTCGTCAAATCGCGAACTTTTCGATACCCTCGACGATTCGGTGGCGTTGGATGATCGTCTTTGCGCCCGACGTCTTCATCTCCCCATTGTGGTGCAGGTATGCGCCGAGGTCAGCGTGCTGTCGAGAGCGCGAGCTCAGACCGCGGCGAGCGCCTGACGGGCGATCTCCAGCTCTTCGTTGGTCGGGATGACGAGCACGGCAACGGCCGAGTCTTCAGCCGAGATGAGGCGCGGTCCGCGCTCGGGCGAGATGTTGCGCTCGGGGTCGAGGCGGATTCCGAGGAACTCGAGGCCCTCGAGCGCGCCGGCACGAACGACGGGGCTGTTCTCGCCCACGCCGGCGGTGAAGACGATCGCGTCTGCCCCACCGAGGCCGGCAAGGTAGGCACCAACGTAGTGTTTGAGCCGGTGGATATACACCGAGAGGCCGACAATCGCGGCCTCGTCACCCGCATCGGTTGCGGCGACGACGTCGCGCATGTCGCCCCTGCCCGTCATGCCGAGGAGGCCGCTCGATCGGTTCAGGAGGGTGTCGAGTTCGGCGAAACCGAGGCCAGCCTTGCGGTTGAGGTAGATGAGCACGGCCGGGTCGAGGTCGCCGGAGCGTGTTCCCATGACGAGGCCCTCGAGGGGAGTGAGCCCCATCGACGTGTCGACGGAGATGCCGCCGTCGACCGCACAGGCCGACGCTCCGTTGCCGAGGTGCAGCACAATGGTCTTGAGCTCTGCCAGAGGGCGCCCGAGGAACTCCGCGGCGGCTTCGGAGACGAACTTGTGCGAGGTGCCGTGGAACCCGTACTTGCGCACCCGGTTCTTCTCGGCGATCTCGGCATCGATCGCGTACGTGTATGCGGCGGCAGGCAACGTGGCGTGGAATGCAGTGTCGAACACTGCTACCTGCGGAACACCGGGGAAGGCCAGTTCTGCCGCGTCGATGCCCTGCAGGTTGGCCGGGTTGTGCAGCGGCGCAAGCTCGGACAGGTCGTCGATGTTGATCTTCACGAGGTCGTTGACGATCGTGGCACTGAAGAACCGCTTGCCCCCGTGCACCACCCGGTGCCCGACGACGACCGGCGGAAACTCGGCGAGTGACGGCCCGTGCTCGTCGAAGGCCGCCACCATCACGGTGAAGGCCTCCGTCATGGTCGCGACAGGCAGCTCGCGCTTGTGAGCTTCACCCGAAACCTCGTGTTTCGTCGACGCGAGTTTCTCCCCGATGCGCTCGACCAGCCCGCTGGCGAGCACGGTCTCGGTCGTCATCTCGATGAGCTGGTATTTGAGCGACGAGGAGCCGCTGTTGATGACGAGTACGGCACTCATACGGTGTGCTCCTGTTCGGCGGTCTGTTGTGCGGCTCCCGGTGAGCGAACCGGGCTCGACTGCTCGACGGCGGCGAGCGTCTCCGGTGATGACTGCCGGTCGAGTGTCGTCACTTCGCCGGTTGCTGCCTGGATCGCCGTGATGGCGATCGTGTTGACGATGTCGGCGACCAGCGCCCCCCGCGACAGGTCATTGATCGGTTTGTTGAGGCCCTGGAGTACCGGACCTACGGCCACGGCCCCCGCACTCCGCTGCACCGCCTTGTAGGTGTTGTTGCCCGTGTTGAGGTCGGGAAAAATGAACACTGTCGCGCGCCCGGCCACCGACGATTCCGGCATCTTCGCCGCGGCGACGGCGGCGTCGGCTGCCGCGTCGTACTGGATCGGCCCCTCCACAAGCAGGTCGGGGCGCCTGGCCCTCACCAACTCGGTCGCCGTTCGCACCTTCTCGACGTCGGCCCCCATGCCCGAGGCGCCCGTCGAGTACGAGAGCATCGCGACCCGCGGCTCGATGCCGAACTGGGCCGCCGTCTCAGACGACGAGATGGCGATGTCGGCGAGCTGCTCGGCGGTCGGGTCGGGAATGACGGCGCAGTCGCCGTAGACAAGCACCCGGTCGGCGAGCGCCATCAGGAACACGCTCGACACCACAGAGACACCGGGCCGTGTCTTGATGATCTCGAAGGCCGGCCGAATGGTGTGCGCTGTCGTGTGCGCTGCTCCAGACACCATGCCGTCGGCCATGCCCAGGTGCACCATCATCGTGCCGAAGTACGACACATCGCTCACGGTGTCACGCGCCATGTCGAGCGTGATGCCGCGGTGCGACCGGATGCTCGCGTACTCCTCTGCGAAACGCTCCCGCAGCACGGGGTCGAACGGGCTGACGATGACCGCCGCGTCGAGGTTCACCCCGAGGCTCGTGGCGCGCCCGCGGATCTCCTCCTCGTCGCCGAGGATGGTGAGCCGGGCGATGCCCCGGGTGAGAACAGTGCCCGCCGCACGGAGGACCCGGTCATCCGTGCCCTCGGGGAGAACGATGTGCCGCTTTGCCGCACGGGCCCGGTCGATGAGGCCGTATTCGAACATCAGCGGGGTGATGACGGTCGACGTACTCACATCAAGCAGTTCGAGGAGCCTGTTGCCGTCGACATACCCTTCGAAGAGAGCGAGTGCGCCGTCGTACTTGCGCTGGGAGTCGGCGGCCAGTCGACCGCGCGTGCCGGTGATGCGCACCGCCGTGTCGTAGGTGCCGAGCGGGGTCGTGATGATCGGAATGGTGGGCGCCAGCCCGTCGATCAGCCGCTGGATCGGCTCTGGCAACTCGAACCCGCCGTTGAGGATGATGCCGGAGAGGCTGGGGAACGTCGCCGAGGCGTTTGCCATCAGCGCGGCCAGCAGAACCTCGGTGCGGTCTGCAGCGATCACGATGACCGCCCCTTCGCTGAGGCGCGGGAGCACATTCACCATCGACATGCCGGCGACCACCACACCGAGCGCTTCGCGGCCGAGCAGTCGCGAGTCACCCTTGATCATGGTGCCGCCGATCGACTCGAGCACATTCGTCATGCTCGGGGCCACCAGGATGCGGTCTTCGGGAATCGACCAGATGGGCACGCGGCTGTCGGTCGCGCCGAAGTACGTGTCGCCCATGACGCGGGCTATCGCGTCGCGGATCTTCTCGAGGTTCTCGGGGTCGGCGCGGTTGGCGACGACGGCGACCAGCGTGGCATGGGCGGCCTTCAGCTCGACGAGGGCGAGTTCGGCGATCTGCCGCATGTCGTCGGGCGTGCGGGGCTCGGAGTGCCCGAGCATCTCTGACGACCCCTGCCCGGCGCGCCCACCGAGCACCAGAAGAACAGGAGCCCCCAGGTTGGCCGCGATACGGGCGTTGAACGAGAGCTCCGAAGGGCTGCCGACATCGGTGTAGTCCGAGCCGAGGATGACCACGGAATCGCACAACCGTTCGACGTCTTTGTAGCGCTCCACGATGCGCGAGAGCGCCGCCTCTGGGTCAGTGTGCACGTCGTCGTAGGTGACCCCGATGGTC contains:
- a CDS encoding acetate/propionate family kinase; translation: MSAVLVINSGSSSLKYQLIEMTTETVLASGLVERIGEKLASTKHEVSGEAHKRELPVATMTEAFTVMVAAFDEHGPSLAEFPPVVVGHRVVHGGKRFFSATIVNDLVKINIDDLSELAPLHNPANLQGIDAAELAFPGVPQVAVFDTAFHATLPAAAYTYAIDAEIAEKNRVRKYGFHGTSHKFVSEAAAEFLGRPLAELKTIVLHLGNGASACAVDGGISVDTSMGLTPLEGLVMGTRSGDLDPAVLIYLNRKAGLGFAELDTLLNRSSGLLGMTGRGDMRDVVAATDAGDEAAIVGLSVYIHRLKHYVGAYLAGLGGADAIVFTAGVGENSPVVRAGALEGLEFLGIRLDPERNISPERGPRLISAEDSAVAVLVIPTNEELEIARQALAAV
- the pta gene encoding phosphate acetyltransferase, whose translation is MARSIYITSAEGHSGKSTIAVGVLEILGRSAGRVGVFRPIARSVTERDYVLEMMLAHHGSGLSYEQTIGVTYDDVHTDPEAALSRIVERYKDVERLCDSVVILGSDYTDVGSPSELSFNARIAANLGAPVLLVLGGRAGQGSSEMLGHSEPRTPDDMRQIAELALVELKAAHATLVAVVANRADPENLEKIRDAIARVMGDTYFGATDSRVPIWSIPEDRILVAPSMTNVLESIGGTMIKGDSRLLGREALGVVVAGMSMVNVLPRLSEGAVIVIAADRTEVLLAALMANASATFPSLSGIILNGGFELPEPIQRLIDGLAPTIPIITTPLGTYDTAVRITGTRGRLAADSQRKYDGALALFEGYVDGNRLLELLDVSTSTVITPLMFEYGLIDRARAAKRHIVLPEGTDDRVLRAAGTVLTRGIARLTILGDEEEIRGRATSLGVNLDAAVIVSPFDPVLRERFAEEYASIRSHRGITLDMARDTVSDVSYFGTMMVHLGMADGMVSGAAHTTAHTIRPAFEIIKTRPGVSVVSSVFLMALADRVLVYGDCAVIPDPTAEQLADIAISSSETAAQFGIEPRVAMLSYSTGASGMGADVEKVRTATELVRARRPDLLVEGPIQYDAAADAAVAAAKMPESSVAGRATVFIFPDLNTGNNTYKAVQRSAGAVAVGPVLQGLNKPINDLSRGALVADIVNTIAITAIQAATGEVTTLDRQSSPETLAAVEQSSPVRSPGAAQQTAEQEHTV